In Streptomyces sp. NBC_00433, a single genomic region encodes these proteins:
- a CDS encoding MarR family winged helix-turn-helix transcriptional regulator, whose protein sequence is MPEFLDLHSRTTKVLRALADETMRANGLHYGQHHLLAALWRQDGRTPGEVAAKLHVTTPTVVKMADRMTASGLLVRRRDDRDNRLVRLWLTDAGRALREPVETARRDLEEQVTAGLTGAELACLMDALAKVARTAEGLLGPDS, encoded by the coding sequence ATGCCCGAATTCCTCGACCTGCACAGCAGGACCACCAAAGTGCTGCGCGCGCTCGCCGACGAGACGATGCGCGCGAACGGCCTGCACTACGGCCAGCACCACCTGCTCGCAGCACTGTGGCGGCAGGACGGCAGGACACCGGGCGAGGTCGCCGCGAAGCTGCACGTCACCACCCCGACCGTGGTCAAGATGGCCGATCGGATGACCGCCTCAGGACTGCTCGTACGCCGCCGCGACGACCGCGACAACCGGCTGGTCCGGCTCTGGCTCACCGACGCGGGGCGCGCGCTGCGGGAACCGGTGGAGACCGCGCGCCGCGATCTGGAGGAGCAGGTCACCGCGGGCCTGACCGGGGCCGAACTGGCATGCCTGATGGACGCGCTGGCGAAGGTCGCCCGCACGGCGGAAGGCCTGCTCGGCCCGGACTCCTGA
- the eboE gene encoding metabolite traffic protein EboE, with protein MRLRHPDGTTVHLGYCTNVHPAEDVAGIVGQLDRYALPVRERLGTGRLGLGLWLAHDAARELAADRAAPARLRAELDARGLEVVTLNGFPYRGFHAPVVKHSVYRPDWTSRERIDYTLDLADVLAGLLPDDVPHGSISTLPLAWRDPWDAGRRAAAGRSVRALEAGLAERADRDGRPVRVGFEPEPGCAVETVDQIARELGGLGGGLLGVCLDVCHLAVSFEDPARVLAGIAAAGLAVVKVQASCALQADDPGDPAVREALAAFVEPRFLHQTREAGASGAAHGADDLGEALSGPGALPAAAPWRVHFHVPLHAPPRAPLASTSAVLEETLALLLGGPAALADHVEVETYTWSVLPADRRPAGADALVAGIAAEVAWAAGALTGLGLKEVAV; from the coding sequence ATGCGGCTGCGGCACCCGGACGGCACCACCGTCCATCTCGGCTACTGCACCAACGTCCACCCGGCTGAGGACGTGGCCGGGATCGTCGGCCAACTCGACCGCTACGCCCTGCCCGTCCGGGAGCGGCTCGGCACCGGCCGGCTCGGGCTCGGCCTGTGGCTCGCCCACGACGCCGCCCGCGAACTGGCCGCCGACCGCGCTGCGCCGGCCCGCCTGCGGGCCGAACTCGACGCGCGCGGCCTGGAGGTGGTCACCCTCAACGGCTTCCCCTACCGCGGCTTCCACGCACCGGTGGTCAAGCACTCGGTCTACCGCCCGGACTGGACGTCGCGGGAGCGGATCGACTACACCCTCGACCTGGCGGACGTGCTGGCCGGACTGCTGCCCGACGATGTGCCGCACGGCAGTATCTCGACGCTGCCGCTGGCCTGGCGCGATCCCTGGGACGCCGGCCGCAGGGCGGCGGCGGGCCGGTCGGTGCGGGCGCTGGAGGCGGGCCTCGCCGAGCGGGCGGACCGCGACGGGCGCCCTGTCCGGGTCGGCTTCGAGCCGGAGCCGGGCTGCGCGGTCGAGACGGTGGACCAGATCGCGCGGGAACTGGGCGGGCTGGGCGGCGGCTTGCTGGGTGTGTGCCTCGATGTGTGCCATCTGGCGGTGTCGTTCGAGGATCCCGCGCGGGTGCTCGCCGGGATCGCGGCGGCCGGGCTCGCGGTGGTCAAGGTGCAGGCGTCCTGCGCGCTGCAGGCCGACGACCCGGGCGACCCCGCCGTACGCGAGGCGCTGGCCGCCTTCGTGGAGCCGCGTTTCCTGCACCAGACCCGCGAGGCGGGAGCGTCCGGCGCCGCCCATGGCGCCGACGACCTCGGCGAGGCCCTGTCGGGTCCCGGCGCGCTGCCCGCCGCCGCGCCCTGGCGGGTGCACTTCCATGTCCCGCTGCACGCACCGCCGCGGGCGCCGCTGGCCAGCACCTCGGCCGTGCTGGAGGAGACCCTCGCACTGCTCCTCGGCGGTCCCGCGGCGCTGGCCGACCACGTCGAGGTGGAGACGTACACCTGGTCGGTGCTGCCCGCGGACCGGCGGCCCGCCGGGGCGGACGCGCTGGTGGCCGGGATCGCCGCGGAAGTGGCCTGGGCCGCGGGCGCGTTGACCGGTCTGGGTCTGAAAGAGGTGGCGGTATGA
- a CDS encoding DUF4184 family protein, whose amino-acid sequence MPFTLSHPAAVLPMLREGRPRGPLVASALVAGSLAPDVPYFTDSLVHGTFGFGVFTHSPLGVPTADVAIAAVLAAGWHWLLREPLVALLPGRWADAADAMTAPTGRTRGLAGAGRFALSAAVGAATHVAWDAFTHGGRAGVRLLPVLDRTVLGRPLYYDLQFGSSVLGLGIVGWYVARTLRAAPADVPPRPRPRLSSRTRVAATVLVGAAAAAGAAARLARWDHGPLRSAGVLDLVPTVAFGGGAGAAVGLACYAAVARTALGRRRGAV is encoded by the coding sequence ATGCCGTTCACACTCAGTCATCCCGCCGCTGTGCTGCCGATGCTGCGCGAGGGGCGGCCGCGCGGACCACTGGTGGCCTCGGCGCTGGTCGCCGGTTCGCTGGCACCCGACGTCCCCTACTTCACCGACTCGCTGGTGCACGGCACCTTCGGCTTCGGGGTCTTCACGCACAGTCCGCTCGGTGTGCCCACCGCCGATGTGGCGATCGCCGCGGTGCTCGCCGCCGGCTGGCACTGGCTGCTGCGCGAGCCGCTGGTCGCGCTGCTGCCCGGCCGGTGGGCGGACGCCGCGGACGCCATGACCGCGCCGACCGGGCGGACCCGGGGCCTTGCCGGCGCCGGCCGCTTCGCGCTGTCCGCGGCCGTCGGCGCCGCGACGCATGTGGCCTGGGACGCCTTCACCCACGGCGGCCGGGCCGGCGTCCGGCTGCTGCCGGTGCTCGACCGTACGGTGCTGGGCCGCCCGCTGTATTACGACCTGCAGTTCGGGTCGTCCGTCCTGGGGCTGGGCATCGTCGGCTGGTACGTGGCGCGCACCCTGCGCGCGGCGCCCGCGGACGTACCGCCGCGCCCCCGGCCCCGGCTGTCCTCCCGCACCAGGGTCGCCGCGACCGTCCTGGTGGGCGCGGCCGCGGCGGCCGGGGCGGCGGCGCGCCTCGCCCGCTGGGACCACGGCCCGCTGCGCAGCGCCGGCGTCCTCGACCTGGTGCCGACCGTCGCTTTCGGCGGCGGCGCCGGCGCCGCGGTGGGCCTGGCCTGCTATGCGGCGGTGGCACGTACCGCGCTGGGCCGCCGCAGGGGAGCGGTGTGA
- a CDS encoding esterase-like activity of phytase family protein: MRVKALLAGSSVVLTMAACLAAAGPAQAHGSRTGHRPAPPAAAGWCSASVAVDGFSDALDKTTFDGTFVGNLSALAPDAHGTLDALSDRSSLFTLSGRTLGDLAPRKVVPLADEQGQPLDSEAIAVDRDGTRLITSEVEPTIRRYSRDGGTVLGSLPVPQELKVAPAGRATGNLTFEGLAFQPGGRTLVASMEGALSGDDRTTVRFQTWQRAGSTGFRLGRQYAYPVDTDAHGALLGVSDIAATGDGRLLVLERGFTAGVGNTVRLYAADLSRATDVSGVTDLTGQKNVRLVRKTLLADLGACPSLGATAKQPQTNPLLDNIEGMAVTGHDLGGRLRLLLVSDDNQNPAQITRFYELSVRLPRG; this comes from the coding sequence GTGCGCGTGAAAGCCCTTCTCGCAGGTTCGTCCGTCGTCCTCACCATGGCCGCGTGCCTGGCCGCGGCCGGACCCGCCCAGGCCCACGGCAGTCGGACGGGCCACCGTCCCGCACCGCCTGCCGCCGCCGGTTGGTGCTCCGCGTCCGTGGCCGTCGACGGCTTCTCCGACGCGCTCGACAAGACGACCTTCGACGGCACCTTCGTCGGCAACCTCTCCGCGCTGGCTCCCGACGCGCACGGCACTCTCGACGCGCTCTCCGACCGGTCCTCGCTGTTCACCCTGAGCGGCCGCACCCTGGGCGACCTGGCGCCGCGCAAGGTGGTGCCGCTCGCCGACGAGCAGGGCCAGCCGCTGGACTCCGAGGCCATCGCCGTCGACCGGGACGGTACGCGGCTGATCACCTCCGAGGTGGAGCCGACGATCCGCCGCTACAGCCGTGACGGCGGCACCGTCCTCGGCAGCCTGCCGGTGCCGCAGGAGCTGAAGGTCGCCCCCGCGGGCCGCGCCACCGGCAACCTCACCTTCGAGGGCCTCGCCTTCCAGCCGGGCGGGCGGACCCTCGTCGCGTCCATGGAGGGCGCGCTGTCCGGCGACGACCGCACCACCGTGCGCTTCCAGACCTGGCAGCGCGCCGGCTCGACGGGCTTCCGGCTCGGCCGCCAGTACGCCTACCCCGTCGACACCGACGCCCACGGCGCCCTCCTCGGCGTCTCCGACATCGCGGCCACCGGCGACGGCCGGCTGCTCGTCCTGGAACGCGGCTTCACCGCCGGGGTGGGCAACACCGTGCGGCTGTACGCGGCCGACCTCTCCCGCGCCACCGACGTCAGCGGCGTCACCGACCTGACCGGGCAGAAGAACGTACGGCTCGTGCGCAAGACGCTGCTCGCCGACCTCGGCGCCTGCCCGTCCCTCGGCGCCACCGCCAAGCAGCCCCAGACCAACCCCCTGCTCGACAACATCGAGGGCATGGCCGTCACCGGCCACGACCTCGGCGGCCGGCTGCGACTCCTGCTGGTCAGCGACGACAACCAGAACCCGGCGCAGATCACCCGGTTCTACGAGCTGAGCGTGCGGCTTCCGAGGGGCTGA
- a CDS encoding cellulose binding domain-containing protein, translated as MTTRRKRARRRAWAASAVGALIAAGTTWAVQAAPSYAAAAAGCSVGYSITSTWQGGFGAAVTITNLGDAVSSWSLKWTFGSGQTVTQAWNADVTLNSSQVTATNVSYNGAIPTGGSASFGFNGAVTGSGTPTAPTAFTLNGTACTGGTTTTTPTATPTTTTPTTPPQSGQGRQVEKLDRGVISVRSGSGNLVSWRWLGTDPDNVAFNVYRGATKVNSAPLTGATDYLDSGAAADASYTVRAVVNGAEQAASPASLSFASGYHDVPISPPAGGTTPDGVAYTYEANDASVGDLDGDGRLDLVLKWYPTNSKDNSQSGYTGDTVLDGITLDGTRLWRIDLGRNIRSGAHYTQFQVYDYDGDGKAEVVMKTADGTTDGAGKVIGNSGADYRNSAGYVLSGPEYLSVFNGQTGAAMQTVNYDPPRGTVSSWGDSYGNRVDRFLAGTAYLDGKRPSIVMARGYYTRTVIAAWDWRDGKLTERWRFDSNDSGNSAYAGQGDHQLVTADLDGDGKDEIEYGAMAVDDNGHGLWNTGQGHGDALHVGDLDPSHPGLEVFKVDEDTSKLAAWFADAKTGKILWSNASCGCDNGRGVSDDVYAGSPGAESWSASVSGLYSTTGQNIGRKPGSANFLAWWDGDPVRELLDGTHIDKYGTSSDTRLLTASGVHSNNGTKATPTLSGDLFGDWREEVVWPTTDNRALRIYATPTPTDLRITTLLHDTQYRTAIAWQNTAYNQPPHPSFFLGNGMSTPPRPQVYTP; from the coding sequence ATGACCACCCGTCGGAAACGCGCGCGCCGCCGCGCCTGGGCGGCGTCGGCGGTCGGCGCGCTCATCGCGGCCGGCACCACCTGGGCCGTCCAGGCGGCCCCGTCGTACGCGGCCGCCGCTGCCGGCTGCAGCGTCGGCTACTCGATCACCAGCACCTGGCAGGGCGGCTTCGGCGCCGCCGTCACGATCACCAACCTCGGTGACGCGGTGTCGTCGTGGAGCCTGAAGTGGACCTTCGGGTCGGGGCAGACGGTGACGCAGGCGTGGAACGCGGACGTCACGCTCAACAGCAGCCAGGTCACGGCGACCAACGTCAGCTACAACGGCGCGATACCGACCGGGGGTTCGGCCTCCTTCGGGTTCAACGGGGCTGTCACCGGCTCCGGCACGCCCACCGCCCCGACCGCCTTCACCCTCAACGGCACCGCCTGCACCGGCGGTACGACCACCACGACGCCCACGGCGACCCCCACGACGACGACGCCCACCACCCCGCCCCAGTCCGGCCAGGGCCGCCAGGTCGAGAAGCTCGACCGCGGGGTCATCTCGGTCCGCAGCGGCTCCGGCAACCTCGTCTCGTGGCGCTGGCTCGGCACCGACCCGGACAACGTCGCCTTCAACGTCTACCGCGGCGCCACCAAGGTCAACTCGGCCCCGTTGACGGGCGCGACGGACTACCTGGACTCCGGCGCCGCGGCCGACGCGTCCTACACCGTGCGGGCGGTGGTGAACGGCGCCGAGCAGGCCGCGTCCCCCGCGTCGCTGTCGTTCGCGAGCGGCTACCACGATGTGCCGATCTCGCCGCCGGCCGGCGGCACCACCCCCGACGGCGTCGCCTACACCTACGAGGCCAACGACGCGTCGGTCGGCGACCTCGACGGCGACGGCCGGCTCGACCTCGTACTGAAGTGGTATCCCACCAACTCCAAGGACAACTCCCAGTCCGGCTACACCGGTGACACCGTCCTGGACGGCATCACCCTCGACGGCACCCGGCTGTGGCGGATCGACCTGGGCCGCAACATCCGCTCGGGCGCGCACTACACGCAGTTCCAGGTGTACGACTACGACGGCGACGGCAAGGCCGAGGTCGTCATGAAGACCGCCGACGGCACGACGGACGGCGCCGGCAAGGTGATCGGCAACTCCGGCGCCGACTACCGCAACTCCGCCGGCTACGTCCTGTCGGGACCGGAATACCTGAGCGTCTTCAACGGGCAGACCGGCGCCGCGATGCAGACGGTGAACTACGACCCGCCGCGCGGCACCGTCTCCTCCTGGGGCGACAGCTACGGCAACCGGGTGGACCGCTTCCTGGCGGGCACCGCCTACCTCGACGGCAAGCGCCCCTCGATCGTCATGGCCCGCGGCTACTACACCCGCACCGTGATCGCCGCCTGGGACTGGCGGGACGGCAAGCTCACCGAGCGCTGGCGCTTCGACAGCAACGACTCGGGCAACAGCGCCTACGCCGGGCAGGGCGACCACCAGCTCGTCACCGCCGACCTCGACGGCGACGGCAAGGACGAGATCGAATACGGCGCCATGGCCGTGGACGACAACGGCCACGGGCTGTGGAATACCGGGCAGGGCCACGGCGACGCCCTGCACGTCGGCGACCTCGACCCCTCCCACCCCGGCCTGGAGGTCTTCAAGGTCGACGAGGACACCTCCAAGCTCGCCGCCTGGTTCGCCGACGCCAAGACCGGCAAGATCCTCTGGTCCAACGCCAGTTGCGGCTGCGACAACGGCCGCGGAGTCTCGGACGACGTCTACGCGGGCAGCCCGGGTGCCGAGTCGTGGTCCGCGAGCGTCAGCGGGCTCTACAGCACCACCGGCCAGAACATCGGCCGCAAGCCCGGCTCGGCGAACTTCCTGGCCTGGTGGGACGGCGACCCGGTGCGCGAACTGCTCGACGGCACGCACATCGACAAGTACGGCACCAGCTCCGACACCCGGCTGCTGACCGCCTCAGGGGTGCATTCCAACAACGGCACCAAGGCGACGCCCACCCTGTCCGGCGACCTCTTCGGGGACTGGCGCGAGGAGGTCGTCTGGCCCACCACCGACAACCGGGCGCTGCGGATCTACGCCACCCCCACCCCCACCGACCTCCGCATCACCACCCTGCTGCACGACACCCAGTACCGCACCGCGATCGCGTGGCAGAACACGGCGTACAACCAGCCGCCGCACCCGAGCTTCTTCCTCGGCAACGGCATGTCGACCCCGCCCCGCCCGCAGGTCTACACGCCCTGA
- a CDS encoding L,D-transpeptidase family protein, with product MPSPSPRVLLSGLGAAAIAVLAGCGTPIGTAAQDRAAPVVTDGRPAGPAATTAPAPSRTPAAPRQLPGLGAQTLARIPAQTRQAVVVTGRSRNSSDATVVLYRRAADGSWLPGTAWPAHNAKDGWTTDHHADDLRSPIGVFTLSDAGGLLSDPGTKLPYHHSGGFDIGGRGFRGEPLAGSFDYVVAIDYNRRTGVTPLDWTRPMGASRGGGIWLHVDHGGPTHGCVSVSEAHMKELLAALDPALHPVVVMGDAASLAR from the coding sequence ATGCCTTCCCCTTCCCCCCGCGTCCTGCTGTCCGGCCTCGGCGCCGCGGCGATCGCCGTGCTCGCCGGCTGCGGCACCCCGATCGGCACGGCCGCGCAGGACCGGGCCGCGCCGGTCGTCACGGACGGACGGCCGGCCGGCCCGGCCGCCACGACCGCGCCGGCGCCGAGCCGTACGCCCGCCGCACCCCGGCAGCTGCCGGGGCTCGGGGCGCAGACGCTGGCGCGAATACCCGCGCAGACCCGGCAGGCCGTCGTGGTGACCGGGCGCTCGCGCAACTCCTCCGACGCCACCGTCGTCCTCTATCGGCGGGCGGCGGACGGCAGTTGGCTGCCGGGCACCGCCTGGCCCGCGCACAATGCCAAGGACGGCTGGACCACCGACCACCATGCGGACGACCTGCGTTCCCCGATCGGGGTGTTCACGCTCTCCGACGCCGGCGGGCTGCTGTCCGACCCGGGCACGAAACTCCCCTACCACCACTCCGGGGGCTTCGACATCGGCGGGCGCGGCTTCCGCGGCGAGCCGCTCGCCGGGTCCTTCGACTACGTCGTCGCGATCGACTACAACCGCAGGACCGGGGTGACCCCGCTGGACTGGACCCGCCCGATGGGTGCCTCGCGGGGCGGCGGGATCTGGCTGCACGTCGACCACGGCGGCCCCACCCACGGCTGCGTCAGCGTCTCGGAGGCGCATATGAAGGAGTTGCTCGCCGCGCTCGACCCGGCGCTGCACCCGGTGGTCGTCATGGGTGACGCGGCCTCACTGGCCCGCTGA
- a CDS encoding alkaline phosphatase family protein, translating into MTPPAQRTRTVVLDVVGLTPRLLAHMPALLKVAAEGFTAEMGTVFPALTCPVQSSILTGSMPDEHGVVANGWFFRDAGEIFHWRQSNSLVRGDKLWAAGRRSDPGYRVGNICWWYAMGMDVDVTVTPRPVYHYDGRKSQDCYAHPQSVHDELTAALGPFPLFSYWGPGAGIASTRWIVAAAGHVLDTRAPDTLLVYIPHLDYEVQRHGPDGPRAAAAARAVDDELGPLLRRLRAEGTTVVALSEYGITAARRPVDINRALRREGLLNVYVQQDMENLDPWTSPAFAVADHQVAHVYVRDPADVPRVRDVLKALPGVDRVLDRGEQARLRIGHDRSGELIAVAEPDAWFTYYYWLDDDLAPDFATGVEIFRKSGYDPAELFLDPTDPTVKVRAALSVAKLKLGIRTSLQVVGLDPSCVGGSHGRLPDDPKDGPLLICSDPDHGRDRYHATEVRDLLLRLAGLEPPG; encoded by the coding sequence ATGACGCCGCCGGCACAGCGCACCAGGACCGTCGTCCTCGACGTGGTCGGCCTCACCCCGCGGCTGCTGGCGCACATGCCGGCGCTGCTGAAGGTCGCCGCCGAGGGCTTCACGGCCGAGATGGGCACCGTCTTCCCCGCGTTGACCTGCCCGGTGCAGTCCAGCATCCTGACCGGCTCGATGCCCGACGAGCACGGCGTCGTCGCCAACGGCTGGTTCTTCCGCGACGCGGGCGAGATATTCCACTGGCGGCAGTCGAACAGCCTGGTGCGCGGCGACAAGCTGTGGGCCGCGGGCCGCCGCAGCGACCCCGGCTACCGGGTGGGCAACATCTGCTGGTGGTACGCGATGGGCATGGACGTCGACGTGACGGTCACCCCGCGCCCGGTCTACCACTACGACGGCCGCAAGTCGCAGGACTGCTACGCCCATCCGCAGTCCGTCCACGACGAACTCACCGCGGCGCTCGGCCCGTTCCCGCTGTTCAGCTACTGGGGTCCGGGCGCGGGCATCGCCTCCACCCGGTGGATCGTCGCCGCCGCCGGGCACGTCCTCGACACCCGCGCCCCCGACACCCTGCTGGTCTACATCCCGCACCTGGACTACGAGGTGCAGCGGCACGGACCCGACGGCCCGCGGGCGGCGGCCGCGGCCCGCGCGGTGGACGACGAACTGGGCCCGCTGCTGCGCAGGTTGCGCGCCGAGGGCACGACGGTGGTGGCGCTCAGCGAGTACGGCATCACCGCGGCCCGCCGCCCGGTCGACATCAACCGGGCGCTGCGCCGCGAGGGGCTGCTGAACGTCTACGTCCAGCAGGACATGGAGAACCTGGACCCGTGGACCTCGCCGGCCTTCGCGGTCGCCGACCACCAGGTCGCGCACGTCTACGTCCGCGACCCGGCCGACGTCCCCCGGGTGCGGGACGTGCTCAAGGCGCTGCCCGGGGTGGACCGGGTGCTGGACCGGGGCGAGCAGGCGCGGTTGCGGATCGGCCACGACCGCTCGGGCGAGCTGATCGCGGTCGCCGAGCCCGACGCGTGGTTCACGTACTACTACTGGCTCGACGACGACCTCGCGCCGGACTTCGCGACCGGCGTGGAGATCTTCCGCAAGTCCGGTTACGACCCGGCCGAGCTCTTCCTCGACCCGACCGATCCGACGGTCAAGGTGCGGGCGGCGCTGTCGGTGGCCAAGCTCAAGCTGGGCATCCGCACCTCGCTCCAGGTGGTGGGACTCGACCCGTCGTGCGTGGGCGGCAGCCACGGGCGGCTGCCGGACGACCCGAAGGACGGGCCGTTGCTGATCTGCTCCGACCCGGACCACGGCAGGGACCGCTACCACGCCACGGAGGTCAGGGACCTGCTGCTGCGGCTCGCGGGCCTTGAGCCTCCCGGCTGA
- a CDS encoding G1 family endopeptidase has translation MRRRASRPTPALALFGLLALFVAATPGAGARGTLDPGFRAALHGAPGDAVPFGGSATSSNWSGYVVTAAPQSLHQVNASWVLPSVSCLRTIDSAAFWVGFNGYNDKSQVEQTGVAAICSSGRPVYRAWYEMVPAPPVYYGDPVAPGDTLTATVNHDNGGGYTLILSDATRGWSHTTVKSGGADEEAEVIAEANTTYMAPFNQVTFANTTVNGIPMGTLNWTALSLPSSGFFTVASPGPFNAAGNSFPIYSATDH, from the coding sequence ATGCGCCGACGCGCCAGCCGCCCCACCCCTGCCCTCGCACTGTTCGGCCTGCTCGCCCTGTTCGTCGCCGCTACCCCCGGCGCCGGCGCGAGGGGCACCCTCGATCCCGGTTTCCGGGCCGCGCTGCACGGCGCTCCGGGGGATGCCGTCCCCTTCGGCGGATCGGCCACCAGCTCCAACTGGTCCGGTTATGTGGTCACCGCGGCCCCGCAGTCGCTGCACCAGGTCAACGCCTCGTGGGTGCTGCCGAGCGTCTCGTGCCTGCGGACCATCGACTCGGCCGCCTTCTGGGTCGGGTTCAACGGCTACAACGACAAGAGCCAGGTCGAGCAGACCGGGGTCGCCGCCATCTGCAGTTCGGGCAGGCCCGTCTACCGTGCCTGGTACGAGATGGTGCCGGCTCCGCCGGTCTACTACGGCGACCCGGTGGCCCCCGGCGACACGCTGACCGCGACCGTCAACCACGACAACGGGGGCGGCTACACGCTGATCCTGAGCGACGCCACCCGCGGCTGGTCGCACACCACGGTGAAAAGCGGCGGGGCGGACGAGGAGGCCGAGGTCATCGCCGAGGCCAACACCACCTACATGGCGCCGTTCAACCAGGTCACCTTCGCCAACACCACGGTCAACGGCATCCCGATGGGCACGCTGAACTGGACCGCGCTGTCCCTGCCGTCCTCCGGCTTCTTCACGGTGGCCAGCCCCGGCCCGTTCAACGCCGCCGGGAACTCGTTCCCGATCTACTCGGCCACGGACCACTGA
- a CDS encoding NAD(P)H-binding protein: MILVTGGTGNIGRELVRQLDAAGAALRVLVRDPARAAALPAAAERVTGDLTAPATLTAAFAGADRLFLLTPGIATDTAAHAVAAAQAAGVRHIVLLSSTNVLGDPMPAMGRWHHTREQIVRDSGIPATVLRPGGFMTNALDWLPTIREGGYVLDPVGPGRMAPIDPADIAAVAAHVLTGDGHEGRDYALTGAESFTVAEQVAVIAAAAGRPIAVRPAGTAREVVAARFPNGAPPALADAVVEGFALMRADTTGFRTDTVERLLGREPATFAGWCARHADVFRTASAGQ; this comes from the coding sequence ATGATACTCGTCACCGGCGGCACCGGAAACATCGGCCGCGAGCTGGTCAGACAGCTCGACGCGGCGGGCGCGGCGCTCCGCGTCCTGGTGCGCGACCCGGCCCGCGCCGCCGCACTGCCCGCCGCCGCCGAGCGCGTCACCGGCGACCTCACCGCTCCGGCGACGCTGACGGCCGCCTTCGCCGGCGCCGACCGGCTGTTCCTCCTCACCCCGGGCATCGCCACCGACACCGCGGCCCACGCGGTCGCCGCCGCGCAGGCCGCGGGCGTACGGCACATCGTGCTCCTGTCCTCCACCAACGTGCTGGGCGACCCGATGCCCGCGATGGGCCGCTGGCACCACACCCGCGAGCAGATCGTCCGCGACTCCGGCATCCCGGCCACCGTGCTGCGGCCCGGCGGCTTCATGACCAACGCGCTGGACTGGCTCCCCACCATCCGCGAGGGCGGCTACGTCCTCGACCCGGTCGGCCCCGGCCGCATGGCCCCGATCGACCCCGCGGACATCGCCGCGGTCGCCGCGCACGTGCTGACCGGCGACGGGCACGAGGGCCGCGACTACGCCCTCACCGGCGCCGAGTCCTTCACGGTGGCCGAGCAGGTGGCGGTCATCGCGGCCGCCGCCGGCCGGCCGATCGCGGTGCGCCCCGCGGGGACCGCGCGGGAGGTGGTGGCTGCCCGCTTCCCGAACGGCGCTCCGCCCGCCCTCGCCGACGCCGTCGTCGAGGGCTTCGCGCTGATGCGGGCCGACACCACGGGATTCCGCACCGACACCGTCGAGCGGCTGCTCGGGCGCGAGCCGGCCACCTTCGCCGGCTGGTGCGCCCGGCACGCCGACGTCTTCAGGACCGCCTCAGCGGGCCAGTGA
- a CDS encoding TatD family hydrolase has product MRIFDPHIHMTSRTTDDYRAMHAAGVRALVEPAFWLGQPRTSAASFVDYFDGLLGWEPYRAAQFGIRHHCAVALNPKEANDPRCAEVLELLPRYLAKDGVVAVGETGFDSMTAAEEKAFTAQLALAVEHGLPALVHTPHRDKAAGTARSLDVIRESGIPVGHVVVDHLNELTVRQVLDSGCWAGFSIYPDTKMEPDRMVAILREYGTERILVNSAADWGHSDPLRTRATGEAMLAAGFTADDVDTVLWRNPVAFYGAGGRLEVDGPAVDPAAVFEGNSVQRGSR; this is encoded by the coding sequence ATGCGCATCTTCGACCCGCACATCCACATGACCTCGCGCACCACGGACGACTACCGGGCGATGCACGCGGCGGGCGTACGCGCACTGGTGGAGCCCGCTTTCTGGCTGGGCCAGCCGCGCACGTCCGCGGCCAGCTTCGTGGACTACTTCGACGGGCTGCTCGGCTGGGAGCCCTACCGGGCGGCGCAGTTCGGCATCAGGCACCACTGCGCTGTCGCGCTCAACCCGAAGGAGGCCAACGACCCGCGGTGCGCCGAGGTGCTGGAGCTGCTGCCCCGCTATCTGGCCAAGGACGGCGTGGTCGCGGTCGGCGAGACCGGCTTCGACTCGATGACCGCGGCCGAGGAGAAGGCCTTCACCGCGCAGCTCGCGCTGGCCGTCGAGCACGGGCTGCCCGCCCTGGTGCACACCCCGCACCGCGACAAGGCCGCGGGCACCGCGAGGTCGCTCGACGTGATCAGGGAGTCGGGCATCCCCGTCGGCCATGTCGTGGTGGACCACCTCAACGAACTGACGGTCCGCCAGGTGCTGGACTCCGGCTGCTGGGCGGGCTTCTCCATCTATCCCGACACCAAGATGGAGCCCGACCGGATGGTCGCGATCCTGCGGGAATACGGCACCGAGCGCATCCTGGTCAACTCGGCCGCCGACTGGGGGCACAGCGACCCGCTGCGGACCCGTGCGACCGGCGAGGCGATGCTCGCCGCGGGCTTTACCGCCGATGACGTCGACACCGTGCTGTGGCGGAACCCGGTGGCCTTCTACGGCGCCGGCGGACGGCTTGAGGTGGACGGTCCCGCCGTCGACCCGGCGGCCGTCTTCGAGGGCAATTCCGTTCAGCGCGGTTCCCGTTGA